In Rutidosis leptorrhynchoides isolate AG116_Rl617_1_P2 chromosome 2, CSIRO_AGI_Rlap_v1, whole genome shotgun sequence, one genomic interval encodes:
- the LOC139889047 gene encoding uncharacterized protein, whose protein sequence is MAALNPRDSFSMFDVSKLLRLSQFYPKDFSSLEMIDLEEQLDMYHHSVRHDERFDNLVGIADLARVMVETRKYLSYPLVYRLLKLALVLPVATATVERCLSAMKIVKSNLRNRIGEEFLNACVICAVEREALAKVKDKDVIQRFHKMRDRKGKV, encoded by the coding sequence ATGGCGGCGTTGAATCCACGTGATTCATTTTCAATGTTTGATGTATCGAAATTACTAAGGTTGAGTCAGTTTTATCCAAAAGATTTTAGTAGTTTGGAGATGATTGATCTTGAAGAACAACTTGACATGTACCATCATAGTGTCCGACACGATGAAAGATTTGATAATTTGGTTGGCATTGCCGACCTTGCTAGAGTGATGGTGGAAACAAGAAAATATCTATCTTATCCGTTGGTTTATCGGTTATTGAAGCTAGCATTGGTTTTGCCCGTTGCAACCGCAACCGTTGAGAGATGCCTCTCGGCGATGAAAATTGTAAAATCAAATTTACGCAATCGCATTGGGGAGGAGTTTTTGAATGCTTGTGTAATATGTGCGGTAGAAAGAGAAGCTCTCGCCAAAGTTAAAGATAAAGATGTAATTCAACGTTTTCATAAGATGCGTGACCGCAAAGGAAAGGTGTAG